In Labrus bergylta chromosome 1, fLabBer1.1, whole genome shotgun sequence, one genomic interval encodes:
- the tefm gene encoding transcription elongation factor, mitochondrial yields MWVARRFLSSVAQRSHYAGRSGLFRRPQHAALPELELRYLQCTCCWRSRVPVAGFETLDSTLSSPFSEASSCDEDARPLDACYTSEQRQTILHLLNTATRERLADVKLLRGRKSLNIVAHRTKNGPFKSLESVVDVPLLKHKSAVTVFNSILNPVKKEKKVRIQLAKFIRPEVDRTWLEEATNVVSIVCGTQKIAWAHVDRGMTVLDWQQLDCPNFLRGTYMASAYLNDVSALVTLLPSADFYIIEKSSISVQNTTLFPIMAHMRAVEAMLFALLEPRNTPPDSNIPPRVLNMMRTAVGRHFGLMVGDARTSGAQAVRQLMTESVTQKLPRINFPPDLLMKYRNAFQLGSRRGGEELCDALLQAVTFYELLSQSSS; encoded by the exons ATGTGGGTCGCTCGGCGGTTCTTGTCGTCGGTCGCTCAGAGAA GTCATTACGCAGGACGGTCCGGGTTGTTCCGTCGGCCTCAGCACGCCGCCCTGCCCGAGCTGGAGCTGCGGTATCTCCAGTGCACATGCTGCTGGCGGAGCAGGGTGCCCGTGGCGGGGTTCGAGACCCTGGACTCCACCCTCTCGTCCCCCTTCTCCGAGGCCTCCTCCTGCGACGAGGACGCCAGACCGCTGGATGCGTGCTACACCTCCGAGCAGAGGCAGACCATCCTCCACCTGCTGAACACCGCCACCCGGGAGCGGCTGGCCGACGTCAAGCTCCTCCGAGGCCGCAAGTCGCTCAACATTGTGGCGCACAGGACTAAGAACGGACCCTTTAAAAGTCTGGAGAGTGTGGTGGATGTGCCGCTGCTCAAGCACAAGAGTGCAGTGACGGTGTTCAACTCCATCCTCAACCCggtgaagaaggagaagaaagtgAGAATCCAGCTGGCCAAGTTCATCAGGCCAGAGGTTGACAGGACTTGGTTGGAG GAGGCCACTAACGTTGTGTCTATAGTCTGTGGGACTCAGAAAATAGCCTGGGCTCATGTGGACCGAGGGATGACTGTGCTGGACTGGCAGCAGCTCGATTGTCCAAATTTCTTGAGGGGGACGTACATGGCCTCTGCTTACTTGAACGAT gTATCTGCGCTCGTGACACTTCTCCCGTCTGCAGACTTCTACATAATAGAGAAATCCTCCATCTCAGTCCAGAATACGACTCTGTTCCCCATCATGGCCCACATGAGGGCTGTGGAGGCCATGCTGTTCGCTCTGCTGGAGCCTAGAAACACCCCGCCAGACTCCAACATTCCTCCCAG AGTTTTGAACATGATGCGTACCGCTGTGGGACGTCACTTCGGACTCATGGTGGGAGATGCGCGGACCAGCGGGGCACAGGCGGTGCGACAGCTGATGACTGAGTCGGTGACACAGAAGCTTCCTAGGATTAACTTCCCCCCAGATCTGCTGATGAAGTACAGGAATGCTTTCCAGCTgggcagcaggagaggaggagaggaactTTGCGACGCGCTGCTTCAGGCTGTGACTTTTTACGAGCTGCTCAGCCAGTCTTCCAGCTAA